In the genome of Candidatus Rokuibacteriota bacterium, the window CTTCCTGAACTCCTTGGCCTTCTCGCTGAGCCCCTGCGCCAGCGCTGCTGCCTCGTCGAGCCCCTGCTTCTCCGCGTACTCCCGCACGTCCTGGGTGATCTTCATCGAGCAGAAGTGCGGGCCGCACATCGAGCAGAAGTGGGCGAGCTTCGCCCCCTCGGCCGGGAGCGTCTCGTCGTGGAAGGCCCGTGCCGTCTCCGGGTCCAGGGCCAGCTTGAACTGGTCCTCCCACCGGAACTCGAACCGGGCGCGCGAGAGCGCGTCGTCCCGCTCGCGCGCCCGGGGATGGCCCTTGGCCAGGTCGGCTGCGTGCGCCGCGATCTTGTAGGCGATGACGCCGTCCTTGACATCCTGCTTGTCCGGCAGCCCCAGGTGCTCCTTGGGCGTCACGTAGCAGAGCATGGCCGTGCCGAGCCAGCCGATCATGGCGGCGCCGATGGCCGAGGTGATGTGGTCGTAGCCGGGGGCGATATCGGTGGTGAGGGGCCCCAGGGTGTAGAACGGCGCCTCCTGGCAGACGGCGAGCTGGCGGTCCATGTTCTCCTTGATGAGGTGCATGGGCACATGCCCCGGCCCCTCGATCATGACCTGGCAGTCATGCTCCCACGCAACTCGCGTGAGCTCGCCGAGCGTGTCCAGCTCGGCGAACTGGGCCTCGTCGTTGGCGTCAGCCTGGCACCCCGGCCGGCGGCCGTCGCCCAGCGAGAATGCCACGTCGTAGGCCGCCAGGAGCTCGCACATCTCCCTGAAGTGGGTGTAAAGGAAGCTCTCCCGGTGATGCGCCAGGCACCACTTGGCCATGATGGAGCCGCCGCGGGAGACGATGCCCGTGATCCGCCGGGCCGTCAGCGGGACGTAGCGCAGCAGGACGCCCGCGTGGATGGTGAAGTAGTCCACCCCTTGCTCGGCCTGCTCGATGAGGGTGTCCCGGTAGACCTCCCAGGTCAGGTCCTCCGCCCTACCGCGCACCTTCTCCAGGGCCTGATAGATGGGCACAGTGCCTATCGGCGCCGGCGAGTTGCGGATAATCCACTCCCTGGTAGTGTGGATGTTCTTGCCCGTGGAGAGGTCCATAACTGTGTCCGCGCCCCAGCGGGTGGCCCAGACCAGCTTCTCCACCTCTTCATCGATGGAGGAGGCCACCGCGGAGTTGCCGATGTTGGCGTTTATCTTCAC includes:
- the thiC gene encoding phosphomethylpyrimidine synthase ThiC, whose translation is VKINANIGNSAVASSIDEEVEKLVWATRWGADTVMDLSTGKNIHTTREWIIRNSPAPIGTVPIYQALEKVRGRAEDLTWEVYRDTLIEQAEQGVDYFTIHAGVLLRYVPLTARRITGIVSRGGSIMAKWCLAHHRESFLYTHFREMCELLAAYDVAFSLGDGRRPGCQADANDEAQFAELDTLGELTRVAWEHDCQVMIEGPGHVPMHLIKENMDRQLAVCQEAPFYTLGPLTTDIAPGYDHITSAIGAAMIGWLGTAMLCYVTPKEHLGLPDKQDVKDGVIAYKIAAHAADLAKGHPRARERDDALSRARFEFRWEDQFKLALDPETARAFHDETLPAEGAKLAHFCSMCGPHFCSMKITQDVREYAEKQGLDEAAALAQGLSEKAKEFRKTGGEVYVPRP